One genomic window of Halovivax cerinus includes the following:
- a CDS encoding ZIP family metal transporter, giving the protein MIGPTIASPPTVLALVDGFVGLIGENPVRQAFVGGVVIATLNLLGASLVFVWRDPSERALDGALGFAAGVMLAAAFTSLIIPGIEQYSGGDPIPTLVGVALGVAFLDRADILVPHAHYLLTGSRRPDIGDPSTSDVFDPDGSTAAETATERSERLAPVVLFILAITLHNMPEGLAVGVGFGSGNVENAIALMLAIGIQNIPEGLAVSVAAINAGLDRRIYAVFAGVRSGVVEIPLAVLGALAVATVEPLLPYAMGFAAGAMLFVISDEIIPETHTRGHERIATLGVMAGVIVMLYLDVSLG; this is encoded by the coding sequence GTGATCGGACCGACGATAGCGAGCCCGCCGACCGTCCTCGCCCTCGTCGACGGATTCGTCGGCCTGATCGGCGAGAACCCCGTCAGACAGGCGTTCGTCGGCGGCGTCGTCATCGCCACGTTGAACCTGCTCGGCGCGTCACTCGTCTTCGTCTGGCGGGACCCATCCGAACGCGCGCTGGACGGCGCGCTGGGCTTCGCGGCCGGCGTGATGCTCGCCGCGGCCTTCACCAGCCTCATCATCCCAGGCATCGAGCAGTACTCCGGCGGTGACCCGATTCCGACTCTCGTCGGCGTCGCCCTCGGCGTCGCGTTCCTCGATCGAGCGGACATCCTCGTCCCCCACGCCCACTACCTCCTGACGGGCAGCAGGCGACCCGACATCGGCGACCCATCCACGAGTGATGTCTTCGACCCGGACGGATCGACGGCGGCCGAAACCGCTACAGAGCGCTCGGAACGCCTCGCCCCCGTCGTGCTGTTCATCCTCGCCATCACGCTGCACAACATGCCCGAGGGGCTGGCCGTGGGCGTGGGCTTTGGCTCCGGCAACGTCGAGAACGCGATCGCGCTCATGCTCGCGATCGGGATCCAGAACATTCCGGAGGGGCTCGCCGTCTCCGTCGCCGCGATCAACGCTGGGCTGGATCGACGTATCTACGCCGTCTTCGCTGGCGTGCGCTCGGGTGTCGTCGAGATTCCCCTCGCCGTACTGGGCGCACTCGCCGTGGCCACAGTCGAACCGTTGCTCCCCTACGCGATGGGCTTCGCTGCAGGCGCGATGCTCTTCGTCATCTCCGACGAGATTATCCCCGAGACCCACACCCGTGGCCACGAGCGGATCGCCACCCTCGGCGTCATGGCCGGCGTGATCGTCATGCTATATCTGGACGTGAGTCTGGGGTGA
- a CDS encoding PKD domain-containing protein — protein MSARFTRRAALRAGATVATVSLAGCGGGGGGGPSGGGNGDGGGAIEIEPGTQIELDGITAGWEGLAPSAIEGSTNPTLSLVEGETYEIGWTQGDGANHNIAIHDDNEEVVDDLATEIVSDPGDGQWLEFEVGSEMTTYICEVHPTTMIGDIELRSG, from the coding sequence ATGAGTGCTCGATTCACTCGACGAGCAGCGTTACGAGCCGGTGCGACGGTTGCAACGGTATCACTCGCAGGGTGCGGCGGTGGTGGTGGCGGCGGGCCGAGTGGTGGCGGCAACGGTGACGGCGGTGGCGCGATCGAAATCGAACCCGGAACGCAGATCGAACTCGACGGCATCACCGCCGGGTGGGAGGGGCTCGCGCCGAGCGCGATCGAGGGATCGACGAACCCGACGCTCTCGCTCGTCGAGGGAGAGACCTACGAGATCGGGTGGACTCAGGGTGACGGCGCGAATCACAACATCGCCATACACGACGACAACGAGGAGGTCGTCGACGACCTGGCGACGGAGATCGTCTCCGACCCCGGCGACGGGCAGTGGCTCGAGTTCGAGGTCGGCAGCGAGATGACGACCTACATCTGCGAGGTCCACCCGACGACGATGATCGGCGATATCGAACTCCGAAGCGGGTAG
- a CDS encoding universal stress protein, with product MKAVIATDLSAASEAMIENETCLGCLGRIGIEEIHLVTVVPSNVHAGMPGMDFEGRRRRALDRYSTVIENAGFDVETHVVRGTPHRRITGIAETIGASLTIVGSRGKSPLENRVIGSTARNLARTTETPLLVNRVEREADEPDLLESHLFQRMLYATDFSENAEHAFELFSVLENATEEARLVHVQTPKDPGLPEDANPEVRLDELATQLESWGIDVETEVREGDPADEIMAAETDYGPSTTLVGSRGHSRLRRLLLGSVSEDIVSRANGNVLLVPPGAHV from the coding sequence ATGAAGGCCGTTATCGCGACCGACCTCTCGGCCGCCAGCGAGGCGATGATCGAGAACGAGACCTGTCTCGGCTGTCTCGGGCGTATCGGTATCGAGGAGATCCACCTCGTGACCGTCGTTCCGTCCAACGTCCACGCGGGCATGCCCGGAATGGACTTCGAGGGTCGACGTCGGCGCGCCCTCGACCGGTACAGCACTGTCATCGAGAACGCCGGGTTCGACGTCGAGACCCACGTCGTCCGCGGGACACCACACCGCCGCATCACGGGTATCGCCGAGACGATCGGTGCGAGCCTGACGATCGTCGGATCGCGCGGGAAGAGCCCGCTCGAGAACCGCGTCATCGGCTCGACCGCGCGCAACCTCGCGCGGACGACGGAGACGCCGCTGCTGGTCAACCGTGTCGAGCGCGAGGCCGACGAACCCGACCTGCTCGAGTCGCACCTGTTCCAGCGCATGCTCTACGCCACTGACTTCTCCGAGAACGCCGAACACGCGTTCGAATTGTTCTCCGTTCTCGAGAACGCGACCGAGGAGGCCAGGCTGGTCCACGTACAGACCCCGAAGGACCCCGGCCTGCCGGAGGACGCGAACCCCGAGGTCCGCCTCGACGAACTGGCGACTCAGCTCGAATCGTGGGGCATCGACGTCGAGACCGAGGTTCGCGAGGGCGACCCGGCCGACGAGATCATGGCCGCCGAAACCGACTACGGGCCGTCGACGACCCTCGTCGGATCGCGCGGCCACAGCCGACTCCGCAGGCTGTTGCTCGGCAGCGTCTCCGAAGACATCGTCTCTCGTGCGAACGGGAACGTGCTCCTCGTGCCGCCGGGCGCGCACGTGTAG
- a CDS encoding DUF7512 family protein, producing MIDFASLSPTAQALALVGVILVEALVLYGGYGLLERVVAPPLVRTITES from the coding sequence ATGATTGACTTCGCATCGCTCTCACCGACAGCACAGGCACTCGCACTCGTCGGCGTCATCCTCGTGGAGGCACTCGTCCTGTACGGCGGGTACGGTCTCCTCGAACGCGTCGTCGCACCACCACTCGTTCGCACGATCACGGAGTCATAG
- a CDS encoding sulfite exporter TauE/SafE family protein, whose product MELFGIALTMLLVFVGFGFMVGVLFGFFGMGGSFLVTPALLVMGYPTTTAVGSGMAFVFGTAVIATLKHRDLGQVDYKLGALMVVGTTAGIELGKMIVEHLEELGLAGGVIGVTYVFMLGGIGLFVSYTALKSDGSDDSGGGGHHEAANDEIDPDDIPDIAKKIQSYNVPPMMTLGGGIRVSLWMILGVAFATGLLSGFLGVGGGFIRMPALFYLIGVPVPIAVGTDLFEIVISGGFGAFTYGLSGGVNLGIVVPLLAGSALGARIGSAATSIVNEDDIKIYFGLMLLGGAVAVAFQQSAGAFGMPILDTVGIILIMLSAMLVSGAVIYSTITELRANARSTAPAAD is encoded by the coding sequence ATGGAGCTATTTGGAATCGCACTCACGATGTTGCTCGTCTTCGTGGGCTTCGGCTTCATGGTCGGCGTCCTGTTCGGGTTCTTCGGGATGGGTGGATCCTTCCTCGTCACGCCCGCGCTGCTGGTGATGGGGTATCCGACCACCACCGCCGTCGGGAGCGGGATGGCCTTCGTCTTCGGGACGGCGGTCATCGCGACCCTGAAACACAGAGACCTCGGGCAGGTCGACTACAAACTCGGCGCGCTGATGGTGGTCGGGACGACCGCCGGCATCGAGCTGGGGAAGATGATCGTCGAACACCTGGAGGAACTGGGACTGGCAGGCGGCGTCATCGGTGTCACCTACGTCTTCATGCTCGGTGGCATCGGGCTGTTCGTCAGCTACACCGCGCTGAAGTCCGACGGCTCGGACGATAGCGGCGGTGGCGGTCACCACGAAGCGGCGAACGACGAGATCGATCCTGACGACATTCCGGACATAGCCAAGAAGATCCAGTCGTACAACGTGCCGCCGATGATGACGCTCGGTGGCGGCATCCGGGTGTCGCTCTGGATGATCCTCGGCGTCGCCTTCGCCACGGGCCTGCTGTCCGGCTTCCTGGGCGTCGGTGGCGGCTTCATCCGGATGCCCGCGCTGTTCTACCTGATCGGCGTCCCGGTCCCGATCGCGGTCGGGACCGACCTGTTCGAGATCGTCATCTCGGGTGGGTTCGGGGCGTTCACCTACGGATTGAGCGGCGGTGTCAACCTCGGCATCGTCGTGCCGCTGCTGGCCGGGAGCGCGCTCGGGGCCCGGATCGGCTCCGCGGCGACCAGCATCGTCAACGAGGACGACATCAAGATCTACTTCGGTCTGATGCTCCTCGGTGGCGCCGTGGCCGTCGCCTTCCAGCAGTCCGCCGGGGCGTTCGGGATGCCCATCCTGGACACGGTCGGGATCATCCTGATCATGCTCTCGGCGATGCTGGTCAGCGGAGCCGTGATCTACAGTACGATCACCGAACTGCGAGCGAACGCCCGATCTACCGCACCAGCGGCAGACTGA
- a CDS encoding helix-turn-helix domain-containing protein codes for MAQSMAEQLQQDMECEGLLECIHGLKQLDKDCFRAVVESDDPLTIDEIADDVDRERSTAYRSIQRLLQSGFIQKEQINYEQGGYYHVYRPTDPDQIASDMQRKLNDWYAKMGQLIQEFENKYDAPEDIAVADS; via the coding sequence ATGGCACAGTCGATGGCGGAACAGCTTCAGCAGGACATGGAGTGTGAGGGCCTGCTGGAGTGCATCCACGGACTCAAGCAACTCGACAAGGACTGTTTCAGGGCGGTCGTCGAGAGCGACGACCCGCTGACGATCGACGAGATCGCCGACGACGTCGACCGCGAGCGCTCGACGGCGTACCGTTCGATCCAGCGGCTCCTCCAGAGTGGCTTCATCCAGAAAGAACAGATCAACTACGAGCAGGGCGGCTACTACCACGTCTACCGGCCCACCGATCCCGACCAGATCGCGAGCGACATGCAGCGCAAGTTGAACGACTGGTACGCGAAGATGGGCCAACTCATTCAGGAGTTCGAGAACAAGTACGACGCCCCCGAAGACATCGCCGTCGCCGACAGCTAG
- a CDS encoding dihydrolipoyl dehydrogenase, protein MASGTEAVDFLVVGSGSGLDVANAVANRDQSVAVVEKDPLGGTCLNRGCIPSKRLLYHATVRQTIDRAEAFGIHADVTGVDFAEIVRDVNDDVSGSAESIRRGLRSSNHHTLFEGMGQFVDDHTIEIVDGKDAGERIRAETILLAAGSRPSIPDIEGIEDVPYLTSREALQLEAPPGHLVIIGGGYVGAELAHFFGTFGSDVTIVGRRPRLLPHADEPVGISFTERFRDRFDVHVGYEAVSVSSGDERSSSGDDSSADAGAITVDARPYSPAWNDASELDDVTVTGDTLLVAAGRRPNSDTLALDVPGVETDEQGFVETDEYLRTTADDVWALGDIVGEYLLKHNANHEARTVVRNVLRDELDPIDYTAMPYAVFASPEVAGVGTTEQALIAADREYATTTYDYADTARGTAMNAEGFVRVLIDPDGTILGCHIVGPDAASLIQEVVVAMKAGSGTVHDIRESVHIHPALPEVVDRAFSSQFVLAGHDHDHSHDHNHSHGDGHEQDHSHGDDHEQDHSHGDGHDHHHGHGTDHDHGHDHDHGQRGDERGPEADSG, encoded by the coding sequence ATGGCGTCAGGAACCGAAGCGGTCGACTTCCTCGTCGTCGGCTCTGGCTCCGGACTCGACGTGGCGAACGCCGTGGCGAACCGGGACCAGTCGGTCGCCGTCGTCGAGAAGGACCCGCTCGGAGGGACCTGTCTCAACCGGGGCTGTATCCCCTCGAAGCGGCTACTGTATCACGCGACCGTACGCCAGACGATCGACCGCGCCGAAGCGTTCGGGATCCACGCCGACGTCACCGGCGTCGACTTCGCCGAGATCGTCCGCGACGTGAACGACGACGTCTCGGGCAGCGCCGAGTCGATCCGTCGCGGACTGCGCTCGTCGAACCACCACACCCTGTTCGAGGGGATGGGCCAGTTCGTCGACGACCACACGATCGAGATCGTCGACGGGAAAGACGCCGGCGAGCGTATCCGTGCGGAGACCATCCTCCTCGCCGCCGGGTCGCGACCGTCGATCCCCGACATCGAGGGAATCGAGGACGTCCCATACCTGACGAGTCGGGAGGCCCTGCAACTCGAAGCACCGCCCGGACACCTCGTGATAATCGGCGGCGGGTACGTTGGGGCCGAACTCGCGCACTTCTTCGGCACCTTCGGCAGCGACGTGACCATCGTCGGTCGCCGGCCCCGGCTGTTGCCACACGCGGACGAGCCCGTCGGTATCTCGTTCACCGAGCGTTTTAGAGACCGATTCGACGTTCACGTGGGGTACGAAGCCGTTAGCGTGTCGAGTGGTGACGAGCGCTCCTCGAGTGGCGACGACTCGTCCGCGGACGCGGGCGCGATCACCGTCGACGCTCGCCCCTACTCGCCCGCGTGGAACGACGCCTCCGAACTCGACGACGTGACCGTCACCGGCGACACGCTCCTCGTCGCGGCGGGCCGCCGCCCCAATTCGGACACGCTTGCGCTCGACGTCCCGGGCGTCGAGACCGACGAGCAGGGGTTCGTCGAGACGGACGAGTACCTCCGGACCACGGCCGACGACGTCTGGGCGCTCGGGGACATCGTCGGCGAGTACCTCCTGAAACACAACGCCAACCACGAGGCCAGAACCGTCGTCAGGAACGTTCTCCGCGACGAGCTCGACCCGATCGACTACACGGCGATGCCCTACGCCGTGTTCGCCTCGCCGGAGGTCGCCGGCGTCGGTACGACCGAGCAGGCACTGATCGCGGCCGACCGCGAGTACGCCACGACAACATACGACTACGCAGACACGGCCCGTGGGACGGCCATGAACGCCGAGGGCTTCGTTCGAGTCCTGATCGACCCCGACGGCACCATCCTCGGGTGTCACATCGTCGGACCCGACGCCGCCTCGCTGATTCAGGAAGTCGTCGTCGCGATGAAAGCCGGATCGGGGACCGTCCACGACATCCGCGAGTCGGTTCACATCCACCCCGCGCTCCCCGAGGTCGTCGACCGCGCGTTCTCGAGCCAATTCGTCCTGGCGGGTCACGATCACGATCATAGCCACGACCACAATCATAGCCACGGTGACGGACACGAACAAGACCATAGCCACGGTGACGACCACGAACAAGACCATAGCCACGGTGACGGCCACGATCACCACCACGGCCACGGTACCGACCACGATCACGGCCACGATCACGACCACGGCCAGAGAGGCGACGAGCGCGGTCCCGAGGCCGACAGCGGGTAG
- a CDS encoding DUF7521 family protein → MIETPVLVAKSLTLVLSLVVAALAYHGYRRSGQQPMLYVAAGFVFIGAGAICEGLIHLAFDTSLASAGLIQAAIVSSGMVLVLLSLRS, encoded by the coding sequence ATGATCGAAACACCCGTCCTCGTCGCGAAATCGCTCACCCTCGTCCTGAGCCTCGTCGTTGCCGCGCTGGCCTATCACGGCTACCGCCGGAGCGGGCAGCAACCGATGCTCTACGTCGCCGCCGGCTTCGTCTTCATCGGTGCGGGGGCAATCTGCGAGGGGCTGATCCACCTCGCCTTCGACACCTCGCTCGCCTCGGCCGGCCTCATCCAGGCGGCGATCGTCTCGAGCGGCATGGTGCTCGTGTTGCTCTCGCTCCGTTCCTGA
- a CDS encoding ArsR/SmtB family transcription factor: protein MSREPDPGALFDVLADDYARRMLAAADGSPKTAKALSDACDASLSTIYRRLSMLDEHGLIDERTTIGPDGAHRREYETALEGLAVDLADGEFRVTVETADDLADSFTDLWTDIRDETP from the coding sequence ATGTCCAGAGAGCCCGATCCGGGGGCGCTCTTCGACGTCCTCGCGGACGACTACGCCCGCCGGATGCTCGCCGCCGCGGACGGCTCACCGAAGACGGCGAAGGCACTCAGCGACGCCTGCGACGCTTCCCTGTCGACGATCTACCGGCGACTCTCGATGCTCGACGAACACGGTCTGATCGACGAGCGAACGACCATCGGACCGGACGGCGCGCACCGACGGGAGTACGAGACTGCCCTGGAAGGGCTGGCCGTCGACCTCGCCGACGGCGAGTTTCGAGTTACCGTCGAGACGGCCGACGACCTCGCCGATTCGTTCACCGACCTCTGGACCGACATTCGTGACGAAACGCCGTAA
- a CDS encoding DsbA family protein encodes MALDPKSRRAVVAGGALALGGGGLFFARSRGGSETAVSPSFHASEETTAIGLELTGKPLLGSPDAPIDLYYWTDFQCPFCETFERETLPDLVREHTQSGDVRVVFVPIAVFGEDSMTAAVASRCVWDQVVADDPSVYWDWHGAIFEEQDGKNTGWADAGTLVSYTRSVDGVDADALETCLADDRDRFQSMVEADIQFATELGVTGTPTFLAFNRESEAHQTLIGAQPLEKFSDAIARVRRN; translated from the coding sequence ATGGCGCTCGATCCGAAATCCCGTCGCGCGGTCGTCGCCGGCGGTGCGCTCGCACTCGGTGGTGGCGGACTCTTCTTCGCCCGCTCTCGCGGGGGTTCAGAGACGGCCGTCTCGCCGTCGTTCCACGCGAGTGAGGAGACGACGGCGATCGGCCTCGAACTCACCGGCAAGCCCCTTCTCGGTTCGCCGGATGCGCCGATCGACCTGTACTACTGGACCGACTTCCAGTGTCCGTTCTGCGAGACGTTCGAGCGGGAGACGCTCCCGGACCTTGTCAGAGAACACACCCAGTCGGGCGACGTCCGCGTCGTCTTCGTCCCGATCGCGGTCTTCGGCGAGGACTCGATGACCGCGGCGGTTGCCTCCCGCTGCGTCTGGGACCAGGTGGTCGCGGACGATCCGTCGGTCTACTGGGACTGGCACGGCGCGATCTTCGAGGAACAGGACGGGAAGAACACCGGCTGGGCGGACGCCGGCACCCTCGTCTCGTACACGCGTTCCGTCGACGGCGTCGACGCCGATGCGCTCGAGACGTGTCTGGCGGACGACCGCGATCGGTTCCAGTCGATGGTCGAAGCGGATATCCAGTTCGCTACGGAGCTCGGTGTCACAGGTACACCGACGTTCCTGGCGTTCAACCGCGAGAGCGAGGCCCATCAGACCCTCATCGGCGCCCAGCCGCTCGAGAAGTTCTCCGATGCGATCGCGCGCGTCAGGCGTAACTGA
- a CDS encoding DUF2243 domain-containing protein, with product MSFDRTGESRLGFRERAVPSIRAGLVLGVGLGGFFDGIVLHQVLQIHHMVSSRVDPTDVAGLEVNVLADGLFHVGTYLFTIAGIVLLYRALRHPGVSVTGRALLGSVLMGFGLFNLVEGVVDHHLLGLHRVWPAGPGPPILWDALFLLSGAVVLVGGYAIARSDAAGVPEQ from the coding sequence ATGTCGTTCGACCGGACCGGGGAGTCGCGGCTGGGGTTTCGTGAGCGAGCGGTGCCGTCGATCCGCGCTGGTCTCGTCCTCGGCGTCGGTCTCGGTGGCTTCTTCGACGGGATCGTCCTCCATCAGGTGCTGCAGATCCACCACATGGTGTCGTCGCGGGTCGACCCGACCGACGTGGCCGGGTTAGAAGTGAACGTCCTCGCCGACGGGCTCTTCCACGTCGGGACGTACCTGTTCACGATCGCCGGAATCGTCCTGCTCTATCGGGCCCTGCGGCACCCTGGCGTGTCGGTGACGGGGCGAGCGCTCCTCGGTTCCGTGTTGATGGGGTTCGGCCTCTTCAACCTCGTCGAGGGGGTCGTCGATCATCACCTCCTCGGACTGCACCGCGTCTGGCCGGCTGGACCGGGCCCACCCATCCTCTGGGACGCGCTCTTTCTGCTGTCCGGCGCGGTCGTTCTCGTCGGCGGCTACGCGATCGCCCGCTCCGACGCGGCCGGCGTCCCCGAGCAGTAG
- a CDS encoding MBL fold metallo-hydrolase: protein MSKTVESDPTIDPNEVAARRDDEDLFVLDVRREADFAEWRVEGSTNLPIYDELLEHDLSGLEASIDDIPQDSEVAVVCAAGVTSATAAAHLREHGFDARSMADGMTGWGQVHVAYPVDGAGTRVGEPATTDAPSVDGVTQVVRPGTGCVSYLVEDGDEAAVVDPSLYVDEYRELADERGVEIVAAVDTHAHADHVSGGRVMAQEWGIPYYLHEGDGGDLDDFESVADGDSIPVGDRTLDVLHTPGHTPGSISLRWDDGLLSGDTLFIRSVGRPDLEGSTEADVREGATELFASLETLAALPDETVVLPGHMSDEAIRPLATTLGALEAENDLFGEDDREAFVETIVAGLSDEPANYNRIKAINWGEEALTEEAESLELGPNNCAAN from the coding sequence ATGAGCAAGACAGTTGAATCCGACCCGACGATCGATCCGAACGAGGTGGCGGCGCGACGCGACGACGAGGATCTGTTCGTCCTCGACGTGCGCCGCGAGGCGGACTTCGCGGAGTGGCGCGTCGAGGGGAGCACCAATCTCCCGATCTACGACGAACTCCTGGAGCACGATCTCTCCGGGCTGGAGGCTTCCATCGACGACATCCCACAGGATAGCGAGGTCGCCGTCGTCTGTGCTGCGGGCGTCACCTCGGCCACCGCGGCCGCGCACCTCCGCGAGCACGGCTTCGACGCCCGCTCGATGGCGGACGGAATGACCGGCTGGGGCCAGGTCCACGTTGCCTACCCCGTCGACGGCGCAGGCACGCGCGTCGGAGAGCCGGCCACGACCGACGCGCCGTCGGTCGACGGCGTCACGCAGGTCGTCCGACCAGGGACTGGCTGTGTCTCCTACCTCGTCGAAGATGGCGACGAGGCCGCGGTCGTCGACCCGAGCCTCTACGTCGACGAGTATCGAGAACTCGCCGACGAGCGAGGCGTGGAGATCGTCGCCGCGGTCGACACGCACGCCCACGCAGACCACGTCAGCGGCGGCCGCGTCATGGCCCAGGAGTGGGGAATCCCGTACTACCTCCACGAGGGCGACGGCGGCGATCTCGACGACTTCGAGTCGGTCGCGGACGGCGATTCGATCCCCGTCGGCGACCGCACGCTCGACGTGCTCCACACACCCGGTCACACGCCCGGTAGCATCTCGCTGCGCTGGGACGATGGCCTGCTCTCGGGCGACACGCTGTTCATCCGCAGCGTCGGCCGGCCCGACCTCGAAGGGTCGACGGAGGCCGACGTCCGCGAGGGGGCGACCGAGCTCTTCGCCAGCCTGGAGACCCTCGCCGCGTTACCCGACGAGACGGTCGTCCTGCCTGGACACATGAGCGACGAGGCGATCCGTCCGCTCGCGACGACGCTCGGTGCCCTCGAGGCCGAGAACGACCTCTTCGGGGAGGACGACCGAGAGGCGTTCGTCGAGACGATCGTCGCGGGCCTCTCCGACGAACCGGCGAACTACAACCGGATCAAGGCGATCAACTGGGGCGAGGAAGCCCTGACCGAGGAGGCCGAATCGCTCGAACTCGGGCCGAACAACTGCGCGGCGAACTGA
- the trxA gene encoding thioredoxin, translated as MTTDSPTSTEGSTDEPVYIDGQDHLDTVVAGNDVVLTDFYADWCGPCKMIEPILENLAAETDATIAKVDVDAHQPLAAEYGVRGVPTLVLFADGEQAEQVTGALPEDRLRDLIESHTAA; from the coding sequence ATGACAACTGACTCACCCACTTCGACCGAGGGTTCCACCGACGAACCCGTCTACATCGACGGACAGGACCACCTCGATACTGTGGTCGCCGGAAACGACGTTGTCCTCACGGACTTCTACGCCGACTGGTGTGGCCCCTGCAAGATGATCGAACCGATCCTGGAGAATCTGGCCGCCGAGACCGACGCCACCATCGCGAAGGTCGACGTCGACGCCCACCAGCCACTGGCCGCCGAGTACGGCGTCCGCGGCGTCCCGACGCTCGTGCTCTTCGCCGACGGCGAGCAGGCCGAGCAGGTGACCGGTGCGCTGCCAGAAGATCGACTGCGCGACCTGATCGAGAGTCACACCGCGGCATGA
- a CDS encoding NAD(P)/FAD-dependent oxidoreductase, which yields MSEVSTATDQSVRDVVIVGSGVAGLSAAVYAARADLEPLVLEGPEPGGQLTLTTDVENYLGFPEGVGGMELIQRGKEQAQTFGAEFAHETVEDATLDDRPFTLELASGERLRTRALIVATGASARWVGAEGEDELMGYGLSTCATCDGAFHRGDDVLVIGGGDSAMEEALFLTKFAESVTIVHRRDELRASDIMADRAREHDDISFRWNTELLEICGSQEDGVTGATLVSHPEGYPKDRYEESAPQGDADGRAGDPRDGEDVTKETVDVGGIFYGVGHVPNTDFLPETPVPLTESGHLDTLTGMTTETAVEGVFGAGDVMDPDYRQAITSAGTGSMAALDAEAWLDTVDAEADGERTEAPDANGIPITPEQTT from the coding sequence ATGAGCGAGGTATCCACAGCGACTGATCAGTCCGTCCGCGACGTCGTCATCGTCGGCTCCGGCGTCGCCGGCCTCTCGGCCGCGGTCTACGCCGCCCGCGCCGACCTCGAGCCGCTGGTCCTCGAAGGCCCGGAGCCGGGCGGCCAGCTCACGCTGACGACCGACGTCGAGAACTACCTCGGCTTCCCCGAGGGCGTCGGCGGCATGGAGCTGATCCAGCGAGGCAAAGAGCAGGCGCAGACGTTCGGCGCCGAATTCGCCCACGAGACCGTCGAGGACGCGACGCTGGACGACCGGCCGTTCACGCTCGAACTGGCCTCCGGCGAGCGCCTCCGGACCCGCGCACTGATCGTCGCCACCGGCGCGAGCGCCCGCTGGGTCGGCGCCGAGGGGGAGGACGAACTCATGGGCTACGGCCTCTCGACGTGTGCGACCTGTGACGGCGCGTTTCACCGCGGCGACGACGTCCTCGTGATCGGCGGGGGCGACTCGGCGATGGAGGAGGCGCTCTTCCTCACGAAGTTCGCCGAGAGCGTGACGATCGTCCACCGGCGCGACGAACTGCGCGCCTCCGACATCATGGCCGACCGTGCCCGCGAGCACGACGACATCTCGTTCCGCTGGAACACGGAACTCCTCGAGATCTGCGGCTCGCAGGAAGACGGCGTCACCGGCGCGACGCTGGTCTCGCACCCCGAGGGCTACCCGAAGGACCGCTACGAGGAAAGCGCGCCGCAAGGCGACGCGGACGGACGAGCGGGGGACCCGCGAGACGGCGAGGACGTCACGAAAGAGACCGTCGACGTCGGCGGGATCTTCTACGGCGTCGGCCACGTCCCGAACACGGACTTCCTCCCGGAGACGCCCGTCCCACTCACGGAGTCCGGCCACCTCGACACGCTCACCGGCATGACGACCGAGACGGCCGTCGAGGGCGTCTTCGGCGCCGGCGACGTGATGGACCCCGACTACCGGCAGGCGATCACCTCCGCCGGGACCGGCAGCATGGCCGCCCTCGACGCCGAGGCGTGGCTCGATACGGTCGACGCCGAGGCGGACGGCGAGCGAACCGAGGCGCCCGACGCGAACGGAATTCCGATCACGCCGGAACAGACTACGTAG
- a CDS encoding universal stress protein has translation MFTTILVPTDGSPHATTAVEDAIELAADQEATLHALSVADSGPLGDVRLPGEAANPSEALAERAQTFVDDAVALAEEAGVEATGTVRNGPPSSEILEYAREIDADVIVMGSRGRGGLHRMAVGSVADHVIRFGEFRVLVVDAGEDVADA, from the coding sequence ATGTTCACGACGATCCTGGTGCCGACCGACGGCAGCCCGCACGCGACGACCGCCGTCGAGGACGCGATCGAACTCGCGGCCGATCAGGAGGCCACCCTGCACGCACTATCGGTCGCCGACAGCGGGCCGCTCGGCGACGTGCGCCTGCCCGGCGAGGCGGCGAACCCGAGCGAGGCGCTGGCCGAACGTGCACAGACGTTCGTCGACGACGCAGTCGCGCTCGCCGAGGAGGCTGGCGTCGAGGCCACCGGAACGGTCCGGAACGGTCCACCCTCGTCGGAGATTCTCGAGTACGCCCGCGAGATCGACGCGGACGTCATCGTCATGGGGAGCCGCGGTCGCGGCGGCCTCCACCGGATGGCCGTCGGGAGCGTCGCCGACCACGTCATCCGGTTCGGCGAGTTCCGCGTCCTCGTCGTCGACGCCGGCGAGGACGTCGCCGACGCGTGA